A single genomic interval of Peromyscus leucopus breed LL Stock chromosome 7, UCI_PerLeu_2.1, whole genome shotgun sequence harbors:
- the Gmppb gene encoding mannose-1-phosphate guanyltransferase beta, protein MKALILVGGYGTRLRPLTLSTPKPLVDFCNKPILLHQVEALAAAGVDHVILAVSYMSQMLEKEMKAQEQRLGIRISMSHEEEPLGTAGPLALARDLLSETADPFFVLNSDVICDFPFQAMVQFHRHHGQEGSILVTKVEEPSKYGVVVCEADTGRIHRFVEKPQVFVSNKINAGMYILSPAVLQRIQLKPTSIEKEIFPVMAQEGQLYAMELQGFWMDIGQPKDFLTGMCLFLQSLRQKHPERLYSGPGIVGNVLVDPSARIGQNCSIGPNVSLGPGVVVEDGVCIRRCTVLRDAHIRSHSWLESCIVGWRCRVGQWVRMENVTVLGEDVIVNDELYLNGASVLPHKSIGESVPEPRIIM, encoded by the exons ATGAAGGCACTGATCTTGGTAGGTGGGTATGGGACACGGTTGCGGCCGCTGACGCTGAGCACCCCGAAGCCATTGGTGGACTTCTGCAATAAGCCCATTTTGCTGCATCAAGTGGAGGCGCTTGCCGCG GCAGGTGTGGACCACGTGATCCTGGCAGTGAGCTACATGTCACAGATgttagaaaaggaaatgaaggcCCAGGAGCAGAGG CTTGGAATCCGAATCTCCATGTCTCATGAAGAAGAGCCTTTGGGGACAG CTGGGCCTCTGGCGCTGGCCCGAGACCTACTCTCTGAGACCGCAGACCCTTTCTTCGTTCTCAACAGTGATGTCATCTGTGATTTTCCTTTCCAAGCCATGGTGCAGTTCCATCGACACCATGGCCAAGAGGGCTCCATCTTG GTAACCAAGGTGGAAGAGCCTTCCAAATATGGTGTGGTGGTATGTGAGGCTGACACAGGCCGCATTCACCGTTTTGTTGAGAAGCCGCAGGTATTTGTATCCAATAAGATCAACGCAGGCATGTACATCCTGAGCCCTGCAGTACTGCAGCGCATCCAG CTGAAGCCTACATCCATTGAGAAGGAGATCTTCCCAGTTATGGCCCAGGAGGGGCAGCTCTATGCCATGGAGCTTCAGG GTTTCTGGATGGACATTGGACAGCCCAAGGACTTCCTCACTGGCATGTGCCTCTTCCTGCAGTCGCTGAGACAGAAGCATCCAGAGAGACTATACTCAGGCCCTGGCATTGTGGGGAATGTACTTGTG GATCCAAGTGCCCGTATCGGTCAGAACTGCAGCATTGGCCCCAACGTGAGCCTGGgtcctggtgtggtggtggaggATGGCGTGTGCATCCGGCGGTGCACGGTGCTTCGGGATGCTCACATCCGCTCCCACTCCTGGCTTGAGTCATGTATCGTGGGCTGGCGCTGCCGTGTGGGTCAGTGG gtgcgCATGGAGAACGTAACAGTGCTGGGCGAAGATGTCATAGTTAATGATGAACTCTACCTCAACGGAGCCAGTGTGCTGCCCCACAAGTCTATTGGGGAGTCGGTGCCAGAGCCTCGTATTATCATGTGA